The Achromobacter spanius genome includes the window GGCTTGGGTCACGGCCTCGGGCTTGTCGGACGCCGCCACCTCCAGCGCTTCGGCCAGCACCCCCGCGCACACGGCGTGTTCCAGCGCTTCGTGCGGCATGAAGGTGCCGAAGCGTTTGCGGTAGCGCTCGGTGTATTCGGGCGCCTGGTCGTAGTTGGCCGGCGCAATCGACAGCACCGCCTGGGCGTACTGGCCCAGTGCCTTGGCGAAGTCGGGAATGACGTAGCCCGCCGCGCCGCCCACCACGGGCACGGTCAGCCGTTGCTGGCGCATCACGCGGATGATCAGCAGGCTGTCGTTCAGATACGAAATGGGGAATACGATCTGCGCGTCGGAGCCGCGCAGCTTGCTGATCAGCGGCGTCACGTCGGTGATGCCCAGCGGGTAGGCCTCGTCCAGCACGATCTGGGCGCCGGCCGCCTTGGCCGCGTTGCGCACGCCCACCGCCTGCGAGGTGCCGTAGGCCGTGTCTTCGTACAGCAGCGCAATCTTCTTGATGTCGGACGCGCCGGCCACAACCGACGCGGCGTAATCGTACTGAGCCTTGCCCAGCACCGAGCCCTTGGACACCACCTGGAAGATGTGCTTGAAGCCGCGCTCGGTGAGCATGTCCGAGAACGACATGGTCAACAGCGGAATGCCACGGCGTTCGGTCACCTCGGACACCGCCAGCGTCAGCGACGAGGCGTACGCGCCGATGATGGCCACGCAGCGGTTCTGCGTGATCAGGCGCTGCGCCACCGTAGCGGCGGTGGTGGGTTGCGAGGTGGCGTCCGCGATGATCAGCTTGAGCTTGGCGCCGCCCATCGACTTGATGCCGCCCGCCGCGTTGATCTCGTCGGCGGCCAGTTCCAGCCCCTGGCGGGAATTGATGCCGAACTGCGCGTTGGCGCCGGACAGCGGCAGGATGACGCCGACATTGATCTCGGCCGCCGCCGCCCGCGCCATGCCCGGCAGCGAGGCCGCCAGCGCGGCGGCGCCCAGTCCCGCGACAAAATCCCGGCGGCCTTGGTGCACGGCTGAGCGGCGCACGTCTGCGTGGCGCACGGCTGCGTGACGCACTACCTGTTTGGCGTTGCTTTTCATGCTTGTCTCCTGGCTTTTATGGGGAATGGGCGCACGGCAGCCAGCCCGGCGCTTTGCGGCATTATTGTGCTCAATATTTACGCAGTCAAGCATATTGTCAGACAATCCGACTATTGACGATCCGACAAAAATGGGCTGACAATCGACCCCGTAATTGCCCATCACCATCACCAACGAGGAACTCATGGCAGACATCAAATCCGAAACCCAAGCCCTGTTTGACCAAGGCCTGAACCTGCGTCGCGAGGTGCTGGGTACCGAGTACGTGGATGGTTCGCTGGCGCGCGCCAACGACTTCATGATGGCGTTCCAGCACATCACCACCGAATGGTGCTGGGGCTATACCTGGGGCCGTCCGGGCCTGGAAAAGAAGACGCGCAGCATGCTGAACCTGGCCATGCTGACGGCGCTGAACCGTCCGGCCGAGATCAAGCTGCACGTCAAGGGCGCGCTGAACAACGGCGTCACGGTGGAAGAGATCAAAGAGATCCTGCTGCAAGCCACTGTGTATTGCGGCATTCCGGCGGGGCTGGACGCCTTCAAAGTGGCCAACCAGGTGCTGGAAGAAGAGGGCGCCTTCAAGGAGCAGCAAGCATGAGCGCAGCGCAAGAACGCGTGGGCCTGATCGGCATCGGCAGCATGGGTTGGCCGATGGCGGCGCGGCTGGTGCAGGCCGGCTTCGCGGTGACGGTGTTTGATGCCGTGCCGGGCCAAGCCGATAAGTTCGCGCGGGAAGTGGGCGGCCAGGCGGCCGCCACGTGCGCGGCGCTGGCCGCGCAAAGCGACATCATCGTCACCATGCTGCCCACCAGCGGCATCGTTGAACAAGTCTTGAGCGGCGCCGACGGCGTGTTGGCCGGCTTGCGTGCCGGCAGCGTGGTGGTGGAGATGAGCTCGGGCGTGCCGGCCCATACGCAGCGCCTGGCTCAGGCCGTGGCCGAAGCGGGCGGGCAGATGGTGGATGCTCCCGTGTCCGGCGGCGTGCCGCGCGCGCGCACCGGCGACCTGTCCATCATGTTCGGCGGCCCGGCCGCGACGCTTGAGCGCGTGCGCCCGGCACTGTCGGCCATGGGCACGTCCATCACCCCGGTGGGCGATGTGGGCAGCGCCCACGCGATGAAGGCGCTGAACAATCTGGTGTCGGCGGGCGGCTTTTTGATCGGCGTGGAAGCCATGCTGATCGGCCAGCAATTCGGCCTGGATCCAAACGTGATCGTGGACGTGCTGAACGCCTCCACCGGCATGAACAATTCCACGCAAAAGAAGTTCAAGCAGTTCGTGCTGTCGCGCGAATTCAACTCGGGCTTCGGCCTGGATCTGATGGTGAAGGACCTGGGCATTGCGCTGGGCATCGCCACCGATACCGGCACGCCCACGCCGTTCGCGTCGCTGTGCCGCGAGCTCTGGGCCTCGGCCGGCAAGACGCTGGGCAAGGGGCAGGATCACACCGCCGTGGCGCGCCTGTCGGAACAGTTGGCGGGCGTGGAGCTGGGCGCAAAGAAAGCGGATTCCTAGATTTCACCCTACGGCGCGGCACGGTCCGCGCCTTTTTTTCAACCTGCATTACCCATAACCGCCGGTACCAGGCGGAGGGGCCGGCTATCGCCGGCACGTACAGCAAGGAGCGAGACATGAAGAAGACATTGCGGGCGGCCCTGGCCGTCGGCCTGCTTGCGCTTGGCGCCAACGCAGGCGCGCAGGACTACCCCACGCGGTCCATCTCGATGGTGGTGCCCTATGCGGCGGGCGGCTCCACCGATGGTCTGGCCCGCATCGTGGCGCAGGCCATGGGCGAGAATCTGGGCCAGACCGTCGTTGTGGAAAACCTGGGCGGCGGCGGCACCATGATCGGCAATCAGCGCGTGACGCGCGCCGCGCCCGATGGCTACACGATCACCTTCGGCAACATGGGTTCGCTGGCGATCGCGCCGTCGCTGTATCCCAAGGCCAAGTTCGATCCGCGCCGCGACATGGCCGCCATCGGCCTGGTGGCCACGGTGCCGATGGTGCTGTCGGTCAGCAAGAAAAGCGGCATCACCACGCTGCCCGATTTCGTTGCGCGCATGAAGAAGAACGGTGCGGAGGTGAACTTCGGCAATGCGGGGTCCGGCTCCACCAGCCACATCGCGGCGGCCTACTTCATGCATGTGACGCAGACCCAGGGCATGCAGATTCCGTATCGCGGGGCGGGGCCGGCCATCGCCGACCTGATGGCCGGCACGGTGGACGCGGTGATCGACCAGACCGTGACGATGATTCCCATCCATGAAGGCAAGCGCGTCACAGCCCTGGCCGTGGCCAGCGCCTCGCGCCTGCCGCAGATTCCGGATGTGCCGACGTTTGCGGAAGCCGGGGTGCCGGCCTTCAACATGAGCGTCTGGAACGGCATCGCCGCGCCGGCCGGCACGCCACCCGCCGTCATCGCGCGCCTGGAGCAGGCGCTGGCGGCAGCCTTGAACAGCCCCGGCGTGCGCGATTCATTGGACAAGCTGGCGGCGCAGGCGCCCGCCGGCAAAGACCAGGGCGCGGCGGCATTCCAGGCGCTGATCGCGCGTGACGTACCGCATTTCGCGGCCTTGATCCGGGACGCCAACATCACCGTCAACTGAAGGCCGGGGTGGCGCCAGCCGCTTTGTTGCCAGTTCCTTTGGCGCCACCCCGATCTGCTGGCATGATCACCAAGCGATCATGAAACAAGGAGACATACGCATGAGTACCATCCCGTCCACCCCGTCCGGCCAGCCGTCTCAAGAACCGCCGCTGTGCCTGGCCCCGTTGCCCGACATGGACGCCGCCACCTTCGACATCCCGCCCGGCGCCTGCGACACGCATGCGC containing:
- a CDS encoding ABC transporter substrate-binding protein — protein: MKSNAKQVVRHAAVRHADVRRSAVHQGRRDFVAGLGAAALAASLPGMARAAAAEINVGVILPLSGANAQFGINSRQGLELAADEINAAGGIKSMGGAKLKLIIADATSQPTTAATVAQRLITQNRCVAIIGAYASSLTLAVSEVTERRGIPLLTMSFSDMLTERGFKHIFQVVSKGSVLGKAQYDYAASVVAGASDIKKIALLYEDTAYGTSQAVGVRNAAKAAGAQIVLDEAYPLGITDVTPLISKLRGSDAQIVFPISYLNDSLLIIRVMRQQRLTVPVVGGAAGYVIPDFAKALGQYAQAVLSIAPANYDQAPEYTERYRKRFGTFMPHEALEHAVCAGVLAEALEVAASDKPEAVTQALRAKKYDQGWAGVMSGGGVHFDAKGLNTLAQPVMVQWQNNELVSVWPQALAKGRVISAG
- a CDS encoding carboxymuconolactone decarboxylase family protein — translated: MADIKSETQALFDQGLNLRREVLGTEYVDGSLARANDFMMAFQHITTEWCWGYTWGRPGLEKKTRSMLNLAMLTALNRPAEIKLHVKGALNNGVTVEEIKEILLQATVYCGIPAGLDAFKVANQVLEEEGAFKEQQA
- a CDS encoding NAD(P)-dependent oxidoreductase, translated to MSAAQERVGLIGIGSMGWPMAARLVQAGFAVTVFDAVPGQADKFAREVGGQAAATCAALAAQSDIIVTMLPTSGIVEQVLSGADGVLAGLRAGSVVVEMSSGVPAHTQRLAQAVAEAGGQMVDAPVSGGVPRARTGDLSIMFGGPAATLERVRPALSAMGTSITPVGDVGSAHAMKALNNLVSAGGFLIGVEAMLIGQQFGLDPNVIVDVLNASTGMNNSTQKKFKQFVLSREFNSGFGLDLMVKDLGIALGIATDTGTPTPFASLCRELWASAGKTLGKGQDHTAVARLSEQLAGVELGAKKADS
- a CDS encoding Bug family tripartite tricarboxylate transporter substrate binding protein; translated protein: MKKTLRAALAVGLLALGANAGAQDYPTRSISMVVPYAAGGSTDGLARIVAQAMGENLGQTVVVENLGGGGTMIGNQRVTRAAPDGYTITFGNMGSLAIAPSLYPKAKFDPRRDMAAIGLVATVPMVLSVSKKSGITTLPDFVARMKKNGAEVNFGNAGSGSTSHIAAAYFMHVTQTQGMQIPYRGAGPAIADLMAGTVDAVIDQTVTMIPIHEGKRVTALAVASASRLPQIPDVPTFAEAGVPAFNMSVWNGIAAPAGTPPAVIARLEQALAAALNSPGVRDSLDKLAAQAPAGKDQGAAAFQALIARDVPHFAALIRDANITVN